The following proteins are encoded in a genomic region of Kosakonia oryzae:
- a CDS encoding MurR/RpiR family transcriptional regulator has protein sequence MDNRLAPLLTRGASLTRAEYRVLAHLTEHPLLVGNITVRQLALATYVSTATIIRLCQKLGFSGYSEFIWHCKQLLSDTPHIAQQHHEGHDALPALFPQFMANYQRTFQWVTEEKRHRFAALLRDRESFFLYGAGFSYLFAEYLTKKLQVLGKTAFISGPGDSRNIFLSNAARYQVFIAVSRSGETEQVLDKARIARTVGMTVVAFTRASANTLAELADVHFALYDEAVHFAAEAAGITSFESNLVLLMDLLLLEATQ, from the coding sequence ATGGACAACCGGCTTGCGCCCTTGCTGACGCGCGGGGCATCACTGACCCGCGCGGAATATCGTGTTCTTGCCCACCTGACGGAACATCCGCTACTGGTGGGTAATATCACCGTGCGCCAGCTGGCACTGGCGACTTACGTTTCCACCGCCACCATTATCCGGCTCTGCCAGAAACTGGGCTTTAGCGGCTACAGCGAATTTATCTGGCACTGCAAACAGCTTTTGTCCGACACGCCGCATATTGCGCAGCAACATCATGAAGGTCATGACGCGCTACCGGCGCTGTTCCCGCAGTTTATGGCTAATTACCAGCGCACCTTTCAGTGGGTAACGGAAGAGAAGCGTCACCGCTTCGCCGCGCTGCTGCGCGATCGGGAGAGTTTTTTCCTCTATGGCGCGGGGTTCTCTTATCTCTTCGCCGAGTATTTAACCAAGAAGCTGCAGGTGCTGGGCAAGACGGCGTTTATCTCCGGGCCTGGCGACAGCCGCAATATCTTTCTCAGCAATGCCGCGCGTTATCAGGTCTTTATTGCCGTATCGCGCAGCGGCGAAACCGAGCAGGTGCTGGATAAAGCGCGGATTGCGCGCACGGTTGGCATGACGGTCGTTGCCTTTACTCGCGCGTCAGCAAACACGCTGGCGGAACTGGCGGATGTGCATTTTGCGCTGTATGACGAAGCGGTGCACTTTGCTGCTGAAGCGGCGGGCATTACATCGTTTGAGTCGAATCTGGTGCTGTTGATGGATCTGTTGCTGCTGGAAGCAACACAATAA
- the sseB gene encoding enhanced serine sensitivity protein SseB produces MSESKNELETLLEQAATEPAYRPAFFRTLLESTVWVPGTAAEGEAIVEDSALDLQHWEKDDGNSVIPFFTSLEALQQAVSDEQAFVVMPARTLFEMTLGETLFLNAKLPTGKEFTPRELSHLVGAESSPLSQQEVLEGGTALLLSEVAEPPAQMVDSLTTLFKSIKTVKRAFLCSIKEKADEQPNLLIGIEAEGDIEEIIHAAGSVATDTLPGDEPIDICQVVEGEKGISHFMLAHITPFYERRWGSFLRDFKNNRII; encoded by the coding sequence ATGTCCGAAAGCAAAAACGAATTAGAAACCCTGCTGGAGCAAGCGGCGACCGAGCCCGCTTACCGTCCGGCTTTTTTCCGTACGCTGCTGGAATCCACCGTCTGGGTGCCGGGCACGGCAGCGGAAGGTGAAGCGATTGTCGAAGATAGCGCGCTGGATTTACAGCACTGGGAAAAAGATGACGGTAACTCGGTCATTCCGTTCTTTACCTCGCTGGAAGCCTTACAGCAGGCCGTGAGCGACGAACAGGCATTTGTGGTCATGCCTGCGCGTACGCTGTTTGAAATGACGCTGGGAGAGACGCTATTTCTCAACGCTAAATTACCCACTGGCAAAGAGTTCACGCCGCGCGAGTTAAGCCATTTGGTGGGCGCAGAAAGCAGTCCGCTCAGCCAGCAGGAGGTGCTGGAAGGCGGTACAGCGCTGCTGCTTTCCGAAGTGGCTGAACCGCCTGCGCAAATGGTCGATTCACTGACCACGCTGTTTAAAAGCATCAAAACCGTTAAACGCGCGTTTCTCTGCTCAATTAAAGAGAAGGCCGACGAGCAACCCAACCTGCTGATTGGCATTGAAGCGGAAGGGGACATCGAAGAGATCATCCATGCAGCGGGCAGCGTCGCGACAGATACGCTTCCAGGGGATGAACCGATCGATATTTGCCAGGTGGTGGAAGGCGAGAAAGGCATCAGCCACTTTATGCTGGCGCACATCACGCCGTTCTATGAACGCCGTTGGGGCAGCTTCCTGCGCGATTTCAAAAACAACCGCATTATCTGA
- the hscB gene encoding co-chaperone HscB, which translates to MDYFTLFGLPAQYPLDVQALATRFQDLQRQFHPDRFASRPQAEQLAAVQQSATINQAWQTLRNPLSRAEYLLSLHGFDLASEQHTVRDTAFLMEQLELREELDEIERAEDSARLETFQKRVKGMYDARHQQMVEQLDNQAWDVAADTVRKLRFLDKLRSATEQLEEKLLGF; encoded by the coding sequence ATGGATTACTTCACCCTCTTTGGGTTGCCGGCCCAATACCCGCTTGACGTTCAGGCGCTGGCGACACGTTTCCAGGATCTGCAACGGCAGTTCCACCCCGATCGCTTTGCCAGCCGCCCGCAGGCGGAACAACTGGCTGCGGTCCAACAATCCGCTACCATTAATCAGGCGTGGCAAACCCTGCGCAATCCGCTCTCCCGCGCGGAATATTTGCTGTCGCTGCACGGCTTCGATTTAGCTTCTGAACAGCACACCGTTCGCGACACGGCCTTTTTGATGGAGCAGCTTGAGCTGCGCGAAGAGCTGGATGAAATTGAGCGTGCGGAAGATAGCGCCCGGCTGGAGACGTTCCAGAAGCGGGTAAAAGGGATGTACGACGCCCGCCACCAGCAGATGGTGGAACAACTCGATAATCAGGCGTGGGACGTCGCGGCGGATACCGTGCGTAAACTGCGTTTTCTCGATAAACTGCGCAGCGCAACAGAACAACTCGAAGAAAAACTGCTCGGTTTTTAA
- the hscA gene encoding Fe-S protein assembly chaperone HscA has protein sequence MALLQISEPGLSAAPHQRRLAAGIDLGTTNSLVATVRSGQAETLADSAGRHLLPSVVNYQADSHVVGYDARANAALDSVNTISSVKRLMGRSLADIQARYPHLPWQFQASENGLPMIVTRGGVVNPIRVSADILKALAARAQETLSGELDGVVITVPAYFDDAQRQGTKDAARLAGLHVLRLLNEPTAAAIAYGLDSGKEGVIAVYDLGGGTFDISILRLSRGVFEVLATGGDSALGGDDFDHLLADYISEQAGITDRSDARQQRELLDAAIAAKIALSDADSTTVDVAGWQGVVTRAQFEEMISTLVKRTLLSCRRALKDADVEAQDVLEVVMVGGSTRVPLVRERVGEFFGRTPLTSIDPDKVVAIGAAIQADILVGNKPDSEMLLLDVIPLSLGLETMGGLVEKVIPRNTTIPVARAQEFTTFKDGQTAMSIHVMQGERELVADCRSLARFALRGIPALPAGGAHIRVTFQVDADGLLSVTAMEKSTGVEASIQVKPSYGLTDGEIANMIKDSMSFAEQDVKARMLAEQKVEAARVLESLTGALAADAALLSAAEREVIDEAVAQLRSVADGDDTDAIEQAIKNVDKQTQEFAARRMDQSVRTALKGHSVDEV, from the coding sequence ATGGCCTTATTACAAATCAGTGAGCCGGGTCTGAGCGCCGCGCCGCATCAGCGTCGTCTGGCAGCGGGCATCGATCTCGGCACCACCAATTCGCTGGTTGCCACCGTGCGTAGCGGTCAGGCGGAAACGCTGGCCGACAGCGCCGGGCGCCATTTACTCCCTTCAGTGGTTAACTACCAGGCTGACAGCCACGTTGTCGGCTACGATGCGCGCGCCAATGCAGCGCTGGATTCGGTCAATACCATCAGCTCCGTAAAACGCCTGATGGGCCGCAGTCTGGCGGATATTCAGGCGCGTTACCCGCATCTGCCGTGGCAATTCCAGGCCAGTGAAAACGGCCTGCCGATGATTGTGACGCGCGGCGGCGTGGTCAACCCGATCCGCGTTTCTGCCGATATTCTGAAAGCGCTGGCTGCCCGCGCGCAGGAGACGCTCTCCGGCGAGCTGGATGGCGTGGTGATCACCGTTCCTGCCTATTTCGACGACGCACAGCGTCAGGGCACCAAAGATGCTGCGCGTCTGGCCGGGCTGCATGTGCTGCGTCTGCTCAATGAGCCGACCGCAGCAGCAATTGCCTACGGTCTGGATTCCGGTAAAGAAGGCGTTATCGCCGTTTACGATCTTGGCGGCGGCACTTTTGATATCTCGATTCTGCGTCTGAGCCGCGGCGTGTTCGAAGTGCTGGCGACCGGCGGCGATTCCGCGCTCGGCGGCGACGATTTTGACCACCTGCTGGCAGATTACATCAGCGAGCAGGCAGGCATTACCGATCGCAGCGATGCGCGCCAGCAACGTGAACTTCTGGATGCGGCAATTGCTGCCAAAATTGCGCTGAGCGATGCCGACAGCACGACTGTTGATGTCGCTGGCTGGCAGGGCGTGGTGACTCGCGCGCAGTTTGAAGAGATGATCTCAACGCTTGTCAAACGTACGCTGCTCTCCTGTCGTCGTGCGTTAAAAGATGCGGACGTGGAAGCGCAGGATGTGCTGGAAGTGGTGATGGTGGGCGGTTCCACCCGCGTACCGCTGGTGCGTGAACGCGTGGGTGAATTTTTCGGCCGCACGCCGCTGACCTCCATCGACCCGGATAAAGTGGTGGCGATTGGCGCGGCAATCCAGGCGGACATTCTGGTCGGCAACAAGCCGGACAGCGAAATGCTGCTGCTGGATGTTATCCCGCTGTCGCTGGGGCTGGAAACCATGGGTGGACTGGTGGAAAAAGTTATTCCGCGCAACACCACGATTCCGGTGGCTCGCGCCCAGGAGTTCACGACCTTTAAAGATGGCCAGACCGCAATGTCTATCCATGTGATGCAGGGTGAGCGGGAGCTGGTGGCGGATTGCCGTTCGCTGGCGCGTTTTGCTCTGCGTGGTATTCCTGCGCTACCGGCGGGTGGGGCGCATATTCGCGTCACCTTCCAGGTGGATGCAGACGGTCTGTTGAGCGTCACTGCGATGGAGAAATCCACCGGCGTGGAAGCCTCGATCCAGGTGAAACCATCCTACGGTCTGACCGACGGCGAAATCGCCAATATGATTAAAGACTCCATGAGTTTCGCCGAGCAGGACGTGAAAGCGCGTATGCTGGCGGAGCAGAAAGTGGAAGCCGCGCGCGTGCTGGAAAGCTTGACCGGCGCGCTCGCCGCTGATGCCGCGCTGTTAAGCGCCGCAGAGCGCGAGGTTATCGACGAGGCGGTTGCGCAGTTGCGCAGCGTTGCCGACGGCGATGATACCGACGCGATAGAACAAGCCATTAAAAACGTAGATAAACAAACCCAGGAATTCGCCGCACGCCGTATGGATCAGTCCGTGCGTACCGCGCTGAAAGGCCATTCCGTCGACGAGGTTTAA
- the sseA gene encoding 3-mercaptopyruvate sulfurtransferase, whose translation MSTSFFVAADWLIEHSDDPEIQLIDARMAPVGQEHRDMRAEYRDGHLPGAVFFDIEALSDHSTSLPHMLMRPEAFAVAMRELGISQDKHLVVYDEGTLFSAPRAWWMLRNYGVENVSILAGGLAGWQRDALPLQKGEVPLPESDFNANFDPSVVKKLTDVLLASHEGTAQIVDARPAPRFSGEVDEPRPGLKRGHIPGALNVPWVDLVVDGELRTTAELAAIFRRQGVDLNQPIIASCGSGVTASVVILALATLGATNVTLYDGSWSEWGARDDLPVEPA comes from the coding sequence ATGTCCACCTCTTTTTTTGTCGCGGCCGACTGGCTGATAGAGCATAGCGATGATCCTGAAATCCAGTTGATCGACGCCCGCATGGCGCCGGTTGGTCAGGAACATCGCGATATGCGTGCAGAGTACCGTGACGGGCATCTTCCCGGCGCGGTTTTTTTTGATATCGAAGCCCTTTCCGACCACAGCACCTCCTTACCGCATATGCTGATGCGGCCGGAAGCGTTCGCCGTGGCGATGCGCGAACTGGGCATCAGCCAGGATAAACACCTGGTGGTGTATGACGAAGGCACATTGTTCTCCGCGCCGCGCGCATGGTGGATGCTGCGCAATTACGGCGTGGAGAATGTCTCGATTCTCGCGGGCGGTCTGGCCGGCTGGCAGCGTGATGCCCTGCCGTTGCAGAAAGGCGAGGTGCCGCTGCCGGAATCCGACTTTAACGCCAACTTCGATCCGTCCGTGGTGAAAAAGCTGACCGATGTGCTGCTGGCAAGCCACGAAGGTACCGCGCAGATTGTCGATGCGCGCCCTGCCCCGCGTTTTTCCGGCGAAGTTGATGAGCCGCGCCCGGGTCTGAAGCGCGGGCATATTCCCGGCGCACTGAACGTGCCGTGGGTTGATCTGGTGGTCGATGGCGAGCTGAGAACCACCGCCGAGTTGGCTGCTATTTTCCGCCGCCAGGGCGTTGACCTGAACCAGCCGATTATTGCCAGCTGCGGCTCCGGCGTCACGGCGTCCGTGGTGATCCTTGCGCTTGCGACGCTGGGCGCGACTAACGTGACGCTGTATGACGGCTCCTGGAGTGAATGGGGCGCACGCGACGATTTGCCCGTCGAACCGGCCTGA
- a CDS encoding PTS transporter subunit EIIC, whose translation MSRAVNALQNFGKSLFGPVLILPIVGLFIAFGNIFGNGNLAEYLPFLGHPFIQHIGQLIAKSAVSVLANLALVFAVGIPVGLASRDKGYAALIGLVTFIVFINAMNVTLQMQGALAPADQMKAAGQSMVLGVQVLEMGVFAGILTGALSGYLYNKYSGVQFSGAMAIYSGHCFVAMIMLPVSMVLGVVMSELWPFAQHGISTLALAIKGAGPFGVAVYGFLERILVPTGLHHLVYTPFLYTELGGTADVCGSTYQGARNIYFAEIACPGVKQLSSTVVWDARGISKMFGLPAAALAMYVTAKPERKAAAKAILIPAALTSLLVGVTEPIEFSFLFVAPLLFVVHAVLTGIGMMLFSLFGVHAIGANGIIDFILYNLPLGIQKSNWPMYILVGVIMFTLYFVIFRFLILHFDMKTPGREEENEETRLYSKQDYQAKGNNDAMGEAIIAGLGGRANIEVVDNCYTRLRVTVKDAAVINEPQLKATGAKGVIRQGNNVQVVYGLHVKKMREAVEMFL comes from the coding sequence ATGTCCAGAGCCGTGAATGCCCTACAAAATTTTGGTAAGTCCCTCTTTGGTCCGGTACTCATTTTGCCCATCGTCGGCCTGTTTATTGCCTTCGGGAATATTTTTGGCAATGGCAACCTGGCCGAATATTTGCCATTCCTCGGTCACCCGTTTATTCAGCACATCGGTCAGTTGATCGCGAAATCCGCTGTCTCCGTGCTCGCCAACCTGGCGCTGGTATTTGCCGTGGGTATCCCCGTCGGGCTGGCTTCGCGGGATAAAGGCTACGCCGCGCTGATTGGTCTGGTGACGTTTATTGTGTTCATCAATGCCATGAACGTGACGTTGCAAATGCAGGGTGCGCTGGCTCCCGCCGATCAAATGAAAGCGGCAGGCCAGAGCATGGTGCTTGGGGTACAGGTGCTGGAAATGGGTGTGTTTGCCGGGATCCTGACCGGTGCGCTCAGCGGTTATCTGTACAACAAATATTCCGGCGTGCAGTTTTCCGGCGCGATGGCGATTTACTCCGGCCACTGCTTTGTGGCGATGATTATGCTGCCGGTGTCGATGGTGCTCGGCGTGGTAATGAGCGAGCTGTGGCCCTTCGCCCAGCATGGTATCAGCACGCTGGCGCTGGCGATTAAAGGTGCCGGGCCATTTGGCGTGGCGGTGTACGGTTTTCTTGAGCGCATTCTGGTGCCGACCGGGCTGCATCATCTGGTCTATACCCCGTTTCTTTATACCGAACTGGGCGGTACGGCGGATGTTTGCGGTAGCACTTATCAGGGCGCGCGGAACATTTACTTCGCGGAAATCGCCTGCCCTGGCGTGAAGCAACTTAGCAGCACGGTAGTCTGGGATGCGCGCGGTATCAGTAAAATGTTCGGCCTGCCGGCCGCCGCGCTGGCGATGTACGTGACGGCAAAACCGGAGCGCAAAGCGGCCGCCAAAGCGATTTTGATCCCCGCAGCACTCACTTCGCTGCTGGTCGGCGTGACGGAACCGATTGAGTTCTCTTTCCTCTTTGTTGCGCCGCTGCTGTTTGTGGTGCATGCGGTGCTGACCGGGATCGGCATGATGCTGTTCTCGTTGTTCGGCGTTCATGCCATCGGCGCGAACGGCATCATCGATTTTATTCTCTACAACCTGCCTCTCGGTATCCAGAAGTCGAACTGGCCAATGTATATCCTCGTTGGCGTCATTATGTTCACCCTCTACTTTGTCATCTTCCGCTTTTTGATTCTGCACTTCGATATGAAAACGCCAGGCCGCGAGGAAGAGAACGAAGAGACGCGCCTTTACAGCAAGCAGGATTACCAGGCGAAAGGCAATAACGACGCGATGGGCGAAGCGATTATCGCCGGGCTGGGCGGGCGCGCCAACATTGAGGTGGTGGATAACTGTTACACCCGCCTGCGCGTCACGGTGAAAGATGCGGCGGTAATTAACGAACCGCAACTGAAAGCGACCGGTGCAAAGGGCGTGATCAGACAAGGTAATAACGTTCAGGTGGTCTACGGGCTGCATGTCAAAAAAATGCGAGAAGCCGTTGAGATGTTTCTCTGA
- the iscX gene encoding Fe-S cluster assembly protein IscX: MGLKWTDSREIGEALYDSRPDVDPKTVRFTDMHQWICELEEFDDDPNASNEKILEAILLVWLDEAS; this comes from the coding sequence ATGGGACTGAAATGGACCGACAGCCGCGAAATCGGCGAGGCGCTGTATGATAGCCGCCCGGACGTGGACCCGAAAACCGTACGTTTCACCGATATGCATCAGTGGATCTGCGAGCTGGAAGAGTTTGACGACGATCCGAACGCATCGAATGAAAAAATTCTCGAAGCGATTCTGCTAGTCTGGTTAGACGAAGCATCATAA
- the fdx gene encoding ISC system 2Fe-2S type ferredoxin has translation MPKIVFLPHQDLCPDGAVLEAKSGETILDVALRGGIEIEHACEKSCACTTCHCLVREGFDSLPESSEDEDDMLDKAWGLEPDSRLSCQARVTDEDLVVEIPRYTINHAREH, from the coding sequence ATGCCTAAAATTGTTTTTCTGCCTCATCAGGATCTCTGTCCGGATGGCGCAGTTCTGGAAGCGAAGAGCGGTGAAACCATTCTTGATGTTGCCCTGCGCGGCGGTATCGAGATTGAGCACGCCTGCGAAAAATCATGTGCCTGCACCACCTGCCACTGCCTCGTGCGTGAAGGGTTTGACTCTTTGCCGGAAAGCAGCGAAGACGAAGACGACATGCTGGATAAAGCCTGGGGTCTGGAGCCGGACAGCCGTTTAAGCTGCCAGGCGCGCGTCACCGATGAAGATCTGGTGGTTGAGATCCCGCGTTACACCATCAACCACGCGCGGGAGCACTGA
- a CDS encoding 6-phospho-alpha-glucosidase yields MVKPPFILSIAGGGSTYTPGIVKSLMVQLEAFPLAEIRLYDIDAARQNTIAPVVEKVIRDHSQRIKFTVTNDAETAFSGAHFVFAQMRVGQYKMREQDEKIPLRHGVVGQETCGPGGLAYGLRTILPMVELIDQVTRYAHEKAWIVNYSNPAAIVAEGVRRLRPQARVLNICDMPVAAMRNMGAILGVDRHKLEVDYFGLNHFGWFTQVRVDGEDRLPELREHVARFGLLTEDAAQTDPQHADPSWVKTWRNIKPIMDHFPEYLPNPYLQYYLMPNEIVAHQDPGYTRANEVMNGREKKLFTAAQEYQRSGVLPDAFHVGVHGAFIVDVACSLAFDLRQRHLVIVENKGAIANLPYDAMVEVPAYITSSGPEPVRMGAVPLFHQTLLMQQLASEQLLVEATIEGSYEKALQAFTLNRTVPTMQHAKAILDEMIEANRDYWPALQKAWENGKAV; encoded by the coding sequence ATGGTAAAACCCCCGTTTATTTTATCCATCGCCGGTGGCGGCAGCACCTATACACCGGGCATCGTGAAAAGTCTGATGGTTCAGTTGGAAGCATTCCCGCTGGCGGAAATTCGTCTCTACGACATTGATGCTGCGCGGCAAAACACCATTGCGCCGGTGGTGGAAAAAGTGATCCGCGACCACAGCCAGCGCATTAAATTTACCGTCACGAATGATGCGGAAACGGCATTCAGCGGCGCGCATTTCGTCTTTGCCCAGATGCGCGTTGGTCAGTACAAGATGCGCGAACAGGATGAGAAGATCCCGCTGCGTCATGGTGTGGTCGGCCAGGAAACCTGCGGCCCCGGCGGGCTGGCCTATGGCCTGCGTACCATTCTGCCGATGGTCGAGCTTATCGATCAGGTTACGCGCTACGCGCATGAGAAAGCGTGGATCGTCAATTACTCTAACCCTGCGGCGATCGTCGCTGAAGGGGTGCGTCGGCTGCGCCCGCAGGCGCGGGTGCTGAATATTTGCGATATGCCGGTCGCCGCGATGCGCAATATGGGGGCGATCCTCGGCGTCGACCGCCACAAGCTGGAGGTCGATTATTTTGGCCTGAATCACTTCGGATGGTTTACGCAGGTGCGCGTGGATGGTGAAGATCGCCTACCGGAATTGCGCGAACACGTTGCCCGCTTTGGCCTGCTGACCGAAGACGCCGCGCAAACGGATCCGCAGCACGCCGATCCGTCATGGGTGAAAACCTGGCGCAATATCAAGCCGATTATGGATCACTTCCCGGAGTATCTGCCGAACCCGTATTTGCAGTACTACCTGATGCCAAACGAGATCGTCGCGCACCAGGATCCTGGCTACACGCGCGCCAATGAAGTGATGAACGGGCGCGAAAAGAAACTGTTTACCGCCGCGCAGGAGTATCAACGCAGCGGAGTCCTGCCCGATGCGTTTCATGTTGGCGTCCACGGCGCGTTTATCGTTGATGTGGCCTGCTCGCTGGCGTTTGATCTTCGCCAGCGCCACCTGGTGATTGTGGAAAATAAAGGGGCTATCGCCAACCTGCCGTACGACGCAATGGTAGAAGTTCCGGCTTACATCACTTCCTCCGGGCCGGAACCGGTGCGCATGGGTGCGGTGCCGCTCTTCCACCAGACGCTGTTAATGCAGCAACTGGCCTCGGAGCAATTGCTGGTTGAAGCCACCATTGAAGGCAGCTACGAAAAAGCGCTCCAGGCGTTTACCCTGAACCGCACGGTGCCGACCATGCAGCATGCCAAAGCAATTCTCGATGAGATGATTGAGGCTAACCGCGACTACTGGCCTGCGCTGCAAAAAGCGTGGGAAAACGGCAAAGCGGTATAA
- the pepB gene encoding aminopeptidase PepB encodes MTEAMKVTLTTQSADARWGEKASWSINNDGIVLHLNGKDDLGLIQRAARKIDGLGIKHVALSGEGWDADRSWAFWAGYKGPKGTRKVEWAPLDEAGQKELDSRLQTIDWVRDIINAPAEELGPEQLAQRAVDLLHSVGGENVSYRITKGEDLREQNYLGLHTVGRGSERPPVLLALDYNPTGNPDAPVYAALVGKGITFDSGGYSIKPTSSMDSMKSDMGGAALVTGALAFAITRGLDKRVKLYLCCADNLISGNAFKLGDIIHYRNGKTVEIMNTDAEGRLVLADGLIDASAQKPQFIIDAATLTGAAKTALGNDYHALFSFDDALAGRLLNSATAENEPFWRLPLAEFHRNQLPSSFAELNNTASGSFPAGASTAAGFLSHFVENYQHGWLHIDCSATYRKAAVEQWAAGATGLGVRTIANLLTAG; translated from the coding sequence ATGACAGAAGCTATGAAAGTGACACTCACCACGCAAAGCGCGGATGCGCGTTGGGGTGAGAAAGCCTCCTGGAGTATCAATAACGACGGCATCGTTCTGCATTTGAATGGAAAAGACGATTTAGGTCTGATTCAGCGCGCCGCGCGCAAAATCGACGGCCTCGGCATTAAACACGTTGCGCTGAGCGGCGAAGGCTGGGACGCGGATCGTAGCTGGGCGTTCTGGGCCGGTTACAAAGGGCCGAAAGGCACGCGCAAAGTGGAGTGGGCGCCGCTGGACGAAGCCGGGCAAAAAGAGCTGGATAGCCGCCTGCAAACCATCGACTGGGTTCGCGACATCATCAACGCGCCGGCAGAAGAGTTAGGGCCGGAACAACTGGCGCAGCGCGCGGTCGATCTGCTGCACAGCGTAGGCGGTGAAAACGTCTCTTACCGCATCACCAAAGGCGAAGATCTGCGCGAGCAAAATTACCTTGGCCTGCACACCGTTGGTCGCGGTTCTGAGCGCCCGCCGGTATTGCTGGCGCTGGACTACAACCCGACGGGTAATCCGGATGCGCCGGTATATGCTGCGCTGGTGGGCAAAGGCATCACCTTTGATTCCGGCGGTTACAGCATCAAACCAACCTCATCGATGGATTCTATGAAATCCGATATGGGCGGCGCGGCGCTGGTGACCGGCGCGCTGGCGTTCGCCATCACGCGCGGGCTGGATAAACGCGTCAAACTGTACCTCTGCTGCGCCGACAACCTGATCAGCGGTAATGCCTTTAAACTGGGCGATATTATTCATTATCGCAATGGCAAAACCGTAGAGATCATGAACACCGATGCTGAAGGGCGTCTGGTGCTGGCGGATGGTCTGATTGATGCCTCTGCGCAAAAACCACAGTTTATCATTGATGCCGCAACGCTGACTGGCGCGGCGAAAACCGCGCTGGGTAACGATTACCACGCGCTGTTCAGCTTTGATGATGCGCTGGCTGGCCGTCTGCTCAACAGTGCGACGGCGGAAAATGAACCGTTCTGGCGTCTGCCGCTGGCGGAGTTCCACCGCAACCAACTGCCGTCCAGCTTTGCAGAATTGAACAACACCGCCAGCGGTTCTTTCCCGGCCGGGGCAAGCACGGCGGCCGGGTTCCTGTCGCACTTTGTTGAAAATTATCAGCATGGCTGGCTGCATATCGACTGCTCCGCCACTTACCGCAAAGCGGCAGTGGAACAGTGGGCGGCCGGTGCGACCGGGCTTGGCGTACGCACCATCGCGAATTTATTGACCGCCGGGTAA